The genomic region CCCCAGCGCGGGGGGGATGAGGCGGTGGGAAGAGAGGACGTAGAAGTTGGGCGGGGGGGAGTCGAGGAGCACGGCGGCCGTGCCGGGGGCGGTCGTCTCGAACCCCACAGCGAAGAACACCACGTCGCGGTCCGGATGGGCCTGCGCCACATCCACCGCATCCGCCGCGGACAGGACCACCCGCACGTCGGCGCCTTGGGCCCGCGCCTCGGCAAGCGTCACGCGGGTCCCCGGCACGCGCGTCATGTCCCCGAACGTGCACAGGATCGCCCCCCCCGCGGCCAGTTTCGCCGCCCGATCGAGGTCCACGGTCGGGGTCACGCACACCGGGCACCCTGGCCCCTCGAGGACCTCCACCCCTTCCGGGAGGAGGGACCGCAGCCCGTGCTGGGCGATCGCCATCTCGTGGGTCCCGCAGACGTGGACGATCCGCACCGGGTACGGTGGGGCATAGCGGCGGATGAGGTCGCCCAACGCCCGCGCCCGGTGTGGGTCACGCAGCGGGAAGGTCGTGCCCGAGGACGGCATCAGGACGCCGGCGGGCATCGCCCCTCTTTTTCCGTCGCAGGGGCGCGGTCGAACCCTCGTTCAGGCGGGACGCGAGTCATGCCGTGGTCCAGCGGGATCCGGGGCCACCCCTGTCGGAGGAGAGGCACCCTGCGGATCGAGGGCGAACAGCTCATCGAACAGGGCCAACGTTTCCGCGGCATCCTGGGGATCGAGGCGGCGGATGGCGAACCCGGCGTGGACGAGGAGGTAGTCCCCGATCCGAACCTCCTCCCCGAGGGCATCGAGCCGCACCCGGGCCTGAACGCCCTGCACGTCCACCGTGGCCACGTTCCCGTCCAGCGTGAGCACCTTCGTCGGGATGGCGAGACACATGCGCGATCGGAACCCATTCTAGCGGGCCCCATCCCCCCCCACAACGGGCCGAGCGAGGGCTGTGCCTCAAAACGAGAGCGTGTGTATCATCGGGCTCATGCGCGCCGCGTGGAATGGGGGCCTCTGGCGAGCGGGGGCGGTGGCCCTCGTGGCCGCCCTGGGCGTCGTGGGGAGCGGAACCTCCCCGCAGGAGAAACTCGCCGCCGCTGAGGCGCTCTACAACCGGTGGGATGGGGCGTTTGAGTTCACGGCGTACGAGGCCCGCCTCCGGGGGGCGATTTCGCTGTGGGAGGAGGTGTTGGCGGCCACGGACCTGACGGTGGACGAGCGGGAGGCGGTGCTCGTCCGCCTGTCCCGGGCCTACTTCGAGCTCGCCGAGGCGTACCTCCCGGACGGGGAGCGCCGCGCGGCGTACGCGACGGGCGAGGCGGCGGGCCTTGCCGCGCTGCGCCTCGATCCGGAGTTCGCCCGCGTGGAGGGCATCCACGGGTTCCGCGCCGCCCTGGGGGCGGCCGCGGAGGTTGGGGCGATCTTCTGGTACGGGAACAACCTCGGCCGGAGCTTGAATTACGACTACGGCCGGGCGTTGTTCGGGGGAACGCGGGACGTGCTCGCCGCGTTCACGCGGGCGGTGGAGCTTGACGAGGCATACTGGGGCGGGGGGCCCCACCGCGCGCTCGCGAACTTCCTCGCCCAAACCCCGGGGTTCCTCGGTGGCGATCAGGCCCAGGCGGGCCTCCACTTCGCCCGCGCTGTCGAGCTCGATCCGGCCTTCGTCCAGAACTACGTGGATTGGGCCGAGTTCTATGCCAAGCCGCGCCGCGAGTGGGACACGTTCTGCCGGCTCCTCCACGTAGCCCTCGCCGTCGGGGACGACCCCGCCCAGCGGGAGCGGTGGCCCCTCTACAACCACCTCGCCCTCACCCGAGCCACGGCCCTCCGCGCGGAGCCCCCGGAACGCTGTCCCTGAGGCTCATCCCCGTGAACGTGATGGATGCACTTGTCGGTTGACCGAACTTGCATATAATGCAATCACTTACTTACCCCCGTCTCGGGGGAGGGGAGGTGGCACCGGGCAACTGACCTCGACCGTCCGATAAGGGCAAACCCACGGCAACGTGGGGACGCAAAGCCAACAGGTCCCTCAGGGATGGCTGGGTTGCCGAAGCATGGTCAGGAAAATGGTTGTGCTGGTGATGATTGGCCTCGCGGCGGGGAGCGTCCTGACATGGGGGAGCGAAAAAACAGCGGGGGCTCAAGCTGCCCTGACGATCCCCTCCCTCTCCCGCCTCTCCGTGGCGGGGACGAGCGCTACGGGGCGAGAGGTCTCGGTCTCAGTGGAGATCCCTCCTGGGGCGGCCCCCACCACAGGGGGCATTGAGCTAGCGAGAGCAGTCGTCCTCGTGGTGCGTAGCAACGTGCCGTGGACGCTCGTCGCACGGCCGGGCGACCTCCTCACGGAGGGGGCCATGGAGGCCCGCGTCGGGCGTGACGACTACCGGCCGGTCCGGCCGGAGGGGCTGGTCCTCGCCCAGGGAGCGCCCGGGGTGCACGAGATCGTGCTCGACTACCGGGTAGCCTGGGGCGAGGCCGGGTGGAGCGGTGAGAGCTCGCTCACCCTGGTGTACACGATCGAGGGATAGGTGGGCCCATGCTCGAGGACGGACGCGGCGTGGGGCGATGGACGCTGGCCGAAAGCCTGCGGGGAGCCCGTGTACGATCGGGCCAGAGTAGAGACGGAGGTGAAAGCCGAAGCAAGGCCACTACGGAAAGGGACAACGGCATCTGGACACAACGAGGTGACCGAACAGGCAAACCCGGGGCGACCCGGGGACGCAAAGCCACAGGTCTCCCAGAGGGAGATGGCTGGGTTGCCGAAACGCCTCCAAGAGAAGGACAATTCAAACTTTCTTGGAGGTGCAGTGATGAAGGTTCGTACGCTTACGGTTGGCATGTTGGCATTGGGGCTGCTGGTGGGCGTGGCAGGGATGGCGCAAGTGACACAGGGCTCGACGGCTCAGTTCACGGTGCCGACGTTGATCCGGCTCTCCCTTACGACGAGCACGGTCAACTTCGGTGCCCTGACCGAAGACGACTACGATCTAGGGTTCAAGGATCTCTATACGGCACAGGGGATCCAGATCTGGAGCAACAAGAGCTGGACCCTGACCGTGGCCGCAGACGCTGCGACGTGGACCGGTCCGTGGGCGAAGCCCTCCACCGACCTTCAGTGGCGGGCCGTGACCTCGGATGGACGCGTCACCTCGTTCGAGAACACGTTCACTGGGCTGACGAGCGGAGCGACCCAGGTTGCCGCTGGCACGAGGGGCGGGAACATCCAACTCTCGATGGACTTCCGGGTCCTCGTGAGCTGGGAGAACGACCCGGCCGGCGACTATAGCGTGGGGTTCACCTACACGCTCACCGCCCCGTAATGAGGGCACAACCATGGGCAGCCCGGGTTCACGCGGAATCCGGGCTGCTCCTGTTCTCGTGGGAAGACGGGGGAACATGATGAACCGCACGCGGCAGCTATTGGGCCTGCTCCTCTTGTTCGTGGGGCTGGCGGGACTGGCCCAAGAGACGGGGTGGATGGACCCGTCGGCGGATATGGGGCAGTTCACGAATGGCCCCCGTGCCTACCACCGCGACGGACGCTACGCGGTCGCTTCTCACGGGCAAGAGCACAGCTACGAGGGCTACGGGATCTCCCTTCCCGGGGGGAGCGAGGTCGTGGGGATCGAGGTCCTCTTCACGGCCCGCAAGGACGGCCCCACCAATTCATCGCTCGAGGTGGAACTGTCATGGGATGGCGGGGTGAGCTGGACCGCCACGGGCTACGGAGTGGGGCCAATGCCGGCCAGCTGGAAGAACTACGTCGCAGGGGGGAGTTCCGACACGTGGGGGCGGACGTGGGCACCCAATGAGCTCGGCGATGGAGCGTTCCAGGTGCGGATCCGGGCGACCCACAATTCGCGTTTGGACTGGGTAGCGGTGCGGGTCCACTACCGGGAGGAGATCGCCCAGACCCTGATTGTGACCCCGCCGCTCGTGGATCTGGGGGCGCTGACCCTCGCCCACTACGACGCAGGCTACAAGGAAATCTCCCCCGCCCAGAGGGTCACGGTGTCGAGCCCCACCGCATGGTCCCTCGTTGTAGCCGCGGACGCCGCGACCTGGACCTACACCGGGTCGGAGGCCCCGCCGGGGAAACCTTCCTCCCACCTCGAGTGGCGGGTCAACGCATCGGGCCCGGGGACCACCGACTCTCAGACGAGCTACACTGGCCTGACCACGGCGTCCCACACGGTGGCCCGGGGGGCGGCGGGTAGCGGCCTGTGGCTCGAGGTCAGCCTGCGGGTCCGGGTGGACTACGACACCACAGTCCCCGGCACGTACGAGCTCCGCTTCACCTACACGCTGACCACACCGTAGACGACGGCGCGTATACTTCGGTCATGAGAAAGCTCCTCTGGATCACGATCCTTCTCGCCAGCTTCTCGGGGGCAGGCCTCGAGGTGAACCTCCTCGAAGTGGACCTCTCGGTAGCTCCAGGGCAGGCGTACACGTTCTCGTTCACCGCCCGCAATGAGACGGAAGCCCCGGAGACCTTCTTCGTCTACGCCGGCGACTGGGACCGCGATGAGATGGGCGAGAACAGGTTCTACCCTCCCGGGACGCTCCCCCGCTCGCTCTGCTCCTGGCTCACCGTAGCCCCTGGCTCCTTCACGTTGGGCCCCGGGGAGACCCGCGAGATCGGGGGAACGCTGCACGTGCCCACCAATGCCGCGCCGGGGACCCACTGGGGGATCGTGTTCGTCCACGGCGAGCCGCGGCCGGTGGAGCACCAGGGGACGACGGTGATGGTCGCAAAGCGGATCGGGATCAAGGTCTACGCCACGGTGGGGTCAGCCCCGGCCGAAGGAGAGGTGCGGAGGATGGAGTTCCGCGGCCTGAATCCCCTCTGGCTCGGGGTGGAGTTCACCAACGCCGGGCCCACCAACCTCCGCGAGGTCCGGGTGGAGGTTCAGATCTACGACGCCGTGGGGGAGCGCGTGGCCGAGGTCAAACCAGCTCCCGTTCCCTGCCTCCCCGGGGCAAGCCGATGGGTGATCGTGGAGACGGACCTGCGCCCCACCCCCGGGACGTACCTCGTAGTGGCGCGGGTGGACCTGGGAGGGGAAGAGATCCTCGCCGCCCAGGCCTACCTACGGGTGCGACCCCTGTCCCTCGTCCCCCTCTCCGGGGGCACCGTGCCGGGCGACCTCGATCGCGATGGCCTGTACGAGGACGCAAACGGGGATGGCACGTTCGATGAAGAGGACGTGGCCTTGTTCCGGACCCATGTCACGAGCGCGCCCGTGCAGGGCAATGCCCGGGCGTTCGACTTCACCAACGACGGCCGCGTGGACGAGGCGGACGTGGAGGCCCTGATGGCGCTCCTCGCTGCCGCACCCGTGCCGTAGGCAGCACTTCCCCTCGCCCCCGCACCTCCTTCCTCGCCTCCCCCCCTCTCGCCCTCTACAGTCACGAAGATGGGAACGTGGCGGGTGTGCCTACGCATCGGGCTTGGGCTCGGCCTCGGAGCGTTCCTCGTCGGCATGGGGCTCGCAGCCGGGGCAGGGATCGCGTTGGAGCTCGTTTCCCCCCCCCGCACCGTCGCCCCGGGCGAGGTGGCGATCCACGTCTTTTCGGTCTCCAACCCAACCTCATCCACCGTGGTGGTCGAGCTAAGCGCGGATGCCCCTCTGGGTTGGGGCACGCTCGATCTTCCTCCCATCGTGTCCCTTGGGCCGGGAGATGAGGAGGCACTGTTCGTGACGGTCGTCGTGCCCCGCACCGCGGTGGCCGGCGCGCACATCGTGCGCCTGAAGGCAGCCTGGGACAGCGGCGAGGCGGTAGCCGAGGCGACGGTGCACGTCCTCGCCATGGCCGCGGTCGGGCTCATCCCCCCGCCCGCCGGCGAAGGGGAGCCGGGAGCGACCGTGGCTTACACCCTGACGGTCCTCAATCGGGGGAACGGGCTCGACCGCTTCCTCGTCGCCGCCTCCTCCGCCCACGGCTGGCCGGTGCGGATCGAGCCCCAGGAGCTCGCCCTGCGCCCCGGGGAGAAGGGGACCATCGAGCTCCTCCTCTCCCTCCCCAGTTCGGCCGAACCAGGGCGCGACCTCCTCACCGTGACCGTCCGCTCGACCGAGGGGGCGGAGGCCCGGGCCGCGTGGTTCACGACGATCCTCCCCCCGGGGCCGGAGGCAATCGTGGGCACCGTGTTCTCCGCGCTCGAGATGCGCCTGGGCGGGAGGCTCGGGTACGACCCCCTCTCCGGGCGCCGGCTGTCGCTCCTGACCCTGTCCGGGGGTGGGGAGGTCCTGGGCGGGGAACTGGGCCTTCACCTCCAGCTCACCGGGCCCTGGGGGCCGGATCCGTACAGCCTAGCAAGGTTTTCACTGCGCTACCTCCAGGATTGGGCCTGGGTCGAGGCGGGGGAGGTCGGCCTCGATCTTTCCTCCCTCCTTCTCTCGCTTGGGGGAAGCGGGATGTGCGCCGGCGTCGCCAGCGAGAGGGGGGAGGCGGCCCTCCTCACCGGCTGGCAGGGGGACGAGGGGAGATTCGGAATCCGCGGGGCATGGCGGGGGGGATGGGGGGAGCTCGGGGTGGCGGCGCGGGAAACGCGAGGGACGGACTCCCTCCACGCCGGCTCTCTCTGGATCACCGGGCACCTCGGGGAGGGCCTCACCCTGCGCGGGGAGGGGGGGATCGCAGTTTCGGGCCCGCATCGGGAGGCGGGGGTCCTCGTCGGCCTCACCGCGGGGACGGGGGCGACCCTCTCCTTCCAGGCCGATGCCTACGCAGTGGGGCCGCGGCTCCCCAGCCCGCGGGCGGACCGGGCGGGGATCAGCTTCGCGGGGCAACTCGCGGCGGACGCGGTGGCGCTGCGGTTCATGACGCGCTGGGAGAGGGACAATGTCCTCGGGGTCGCCCTCGTCCCGACCGTGGTCCGATCGGACCTCACCACCGCGGTGGATTGGTCCCCGTCGGGGTCGCGTCTGGCGCTGTTCGCGACGACCACCGTCCGCCGCAGCCAGGGATTCGGCCCTGGCCCCGCGCTCGACCGGCGGAACCGCATCCTCGACCTGGCACTGGCCGTCACCGACCCTTCGTTCGCGTTCCGGCTGAGCGGACGGTGGAGGTGGGAGGAGGACCTCGCGGCCATCTCCTGGCAGCGGACCGACGAGTATGCCCAACGGTTCACCCTCGCCCTCGGGCAGACCAAGGCGACCCTAAGCCTGACCGAGGTCGCCTCCATCGGTGACGGAGGCGCGACCCCGGTGGTGAGCCAGGCAAGCGTGGACGTCCTCACCCCGGCGGGGCTGGCCCTTGGCTTCCGCCACGCCTCCGATGGGGGAAGGGTGGGGATCGAGATCCCAGTTGCCCTCTCCCCCGCAAGCTCGATCACCCCCCGCCTTGAGGTGCGGTGGGATCCCGCCGGTGAGGCGAGCTCCCTCTACGCGGAACTCAGGTTCGAGCACGCCTTCATCGCGACCCCCCCCCTCCTCCCCGCCCGGGGGTGGATCGAAGGCGTGGTGTTCGTGGATGACGATGGGAACGGACGCCTTGACCCGGGCGAGCTCGGGATCGTCGGGGCGGTGCTCGAGATGGACGGGACCCGCGTCGCAACCGGGGCCGATGGGCGGTTCCTGTTCCCTCCCCTCGCTCCGGGAGCGTACAGCCTTGCCATCGGGCGCCTCCCCGCGGGGTTCCGGGCCCAGGTAGAGCTCCCTCTCCAGGTCGAGGTCGCGCTCGCTGGGCGGACGGTCGTCCACATCCCGTGCAAGCGGTTGGGGGAAATCGCGGGCGTGGTGTACGACGACCAGGACAAGAGCGGATCCCGCGACGGTGGGGAACCGGGGCTGGGGCGGGTGCGCGTGGTCCTCGCCCAGGACGGGGTGGACGTGGGGGAGGCCCTCTCGGATCCAACGGGGGCGTTCTCGTTCCCCGACCTCCCGGGGGGCGAGTACTGGGTAAGGGTGGACGCGACCTCCCTCCCCGAGCGGTACGAGCTCACCACGCCCGTCGCGGTGGTGGTGGGGTTGGGGCCGGGTGAGAGCGAGGAAGTGCTGTTCGGGGCCTGGCAGAAGCCGCGGCCGGTGGTGGTCGTGTACCGGCCCCCAGTGGCGGACTTCACGTGGGAGCCGACTTCCCCTCAAGCGGGGCAGCCGATCACGTTCGACGGCGGGGCCTCGCTCGGGGAGATCGTGAACTACCGCTGGGACTTCACCGCTGATGGGACCTTCGATGCCGAGGGCGTCCGCGTGGCGTGGACGTTCCCCGAACCCGGGTTCTACCTCGTAACCCTCGTCGTGACCGACGACAAGGACCTGACGGGCAAAACCGAGCTCCTCATCTCGGTGGTTCCCTGAGGGGGAAGCCACAGCGGCGCCGACGGGGAGCCTCTACCATGGTGTACACTCGCCTCACTTCCTCGGGCGGATCGCGCGAGTTCCATCCGCTTCAGGTATTGCGATGGGTTGCTGCTAGGGAGGCGTAGCATGGCTGCACCAGGAGAGAAGACAGTCAGCCGTCTGCCGCGCACGGACCGCGGCCGGGCGACGCGGGAGCGCCTCCTCCACGGCGCGGAGGAGGTGTTCCGCGAGCGGGGGTACAAGGCGGCCTCCGTGTCCGCAATTTGCCGGCGGGCGGGGCTCGCCCAGGGCACCTTCTACCTCTACTTCGTGAGCAAGGAAGAGGTCTACGTCAACCTGGTGGAGGCTCTTCAGAATGACCTCGTCGCGACGCTGCGGAGCAGCACTGCTCCGAACCCCGACCCGCGCGCACAGCTCATTGGTGCGTACGACGCCCTACTGGATTTTATCTCCGAGAATGCAGGCCTCTTTCAAGTGTTCCGCGAGGCGGAGTTCGTCCGCCCGGAGATCCCGAAGCGGTTCTATGCCGCAGTGTGTGCCGAACTGATCTCTGTCCTGGAGGCCGGCATCGCGGCCGGGGCGTTTCGCGACTTGGACCCGGAGGTGGTCGCGTACGCGGTCCTGGGGGCGGTGTTCTTCCTCGCAGTGCGGTACGTGATGTGGGAGGGGAGGGCCATTCCCCCGGAGGCGCGGCGCGTCGGGGCGGATCTCATCCGACAGGGGATCGCAGGCGATCGCAGCCCGATCAAGTACGGAGGGGAACCCGCGTCGGGGTCTGTTCAAGACAGCGCAGCGGCGCCATCTCCGCAGGGGCTGGAAGGAGGGGAAGCCACCCGACACGCGCTCCTCATCGCTGCCGAACGGGCGTTTGGCCAAGCAGGGTTCCACCAGACCACGATCTCGACCATCACCTATCTGGCCGGGGTTGGCCAAGGCACGTTCTACATCCACTTTCCGAGCAAGGTCGCCATCTTCAGCGAGCTGGTGCGGGAGATCAGCCGAGAGTTCCGGTACCGACAGAGTCTCGCGGTGGCCCACCACGTGGATCGACGAGCGGTTGAAGCTGAGGGATTCCGTTCGTTCCTGCGCTGGGTGCGTGATCACCCGGGGGCATACCGCATCGTCCGGGAGGCGGAGTTCGTGGACGAAAACGTTGGCAAATGGTACTACACGCGCCTTGCGCAAGGGTACGCGCGGGGACTGTCCGCTGGCATGAACCGCGGAGAGATCCGCCGCTGTGACCCAGAGGTCCTGGCGTACACTCTCCTCGGCATCGGGCACTTCGCAGGCCAGCGGTGGGAACTGTGGGGAGGGGAGAAACCAGCCGAGAAGGCTCTCCCCGACTTGATCAGTCTGATCCTGTACGGGGCCCTGAAGGAACCTCACGCTACCAAAGTCCCCTGCGACTACTAGTCTGGGCGTGATGTCCCAAAACACATGGTAGCGGGGCGATTTCCCGCCCGAGGGAACTGGATCCCCTCCTCGGAACGCTGCGTCGTTGTCCGAGCCGAACCCCGTAGCGGGAACGGGAGGCGCTCCCGGATCCCAGGGATCGCTTCCCGCACCGCCTCCTGGCTTTGGGAGCGGTGGGTGGAGAGCAGCCGGTCGATCGTGGCCGGGTTCAGCTGGACCAGGGGCCTCGGCGTCTCCAGGGCAAGGGCGAGTCCCTCTTCCCGCTCCAGCACAGAGCGATCTTAGGCAGGAACGGAGCGCCGTCTCACATCCGGGGTATCCGCCCGAGGACGTTCCTTGGGCTTCCTTCCGGTCCGGAGGGCGCGGATCGCGGCCTGGCGGTGGTACCCGGTGAGGGCCACGAACTCGTCGAGGATCATCGTCTTGTCGCCGCGCCTCGCACGCAGGTAGCGGGCGCACAGTGCTCCCACCACCTCCGCCACGCTCGCGTGGGTCATCGGTACCTCCTCGTCTTCGGTAACCCGAATTCTGAGGAACCGACACCCCGTCCGGTAACACCGTCACGGAGGCAACTCGGGGGGTTGACACGGGCCTCGGCTAGCGCTATGCTGACAGGTGATTCAGGTGTCATAGCAAGCCCGGCCGGGGCCCGAACCGCCGGAGCCGTGGGTGCTGGCGCCGGTCCTTCGTGCCTGGCGAGGCGAAGGGGGCGGCGCGTGGCAACGAGGCGGACTGCGGGCAAGAGGGCGAGGGTTGGGATCGTTGGCGTTGGACTGACCCGGTTCGGCGTTCGTTCTGATGCGTCCCTGCGAGAACTAGCCTTCGAAGCCGCAAAGGCGTGCCTTGAGGACGCAACCGTGCGGCTGGCTGACGTCGAATCCATGATCGTCGCAGTTGCGTCGGACGAACTCAGCTTCTCTCTTCAACCTTCGGCCCAGGTCGTGGACTACTTGGGGTTCTATCCCAGACCAAGCTTCCGGGCCGAGGGTGCCTGCGCGTCGGGAAGCATGGCGATTCGCGCGGGATGGATGAACGTCGCGTCTGGGCTAGCTGATCTCGTATTGGTGGTGGGGGTAGAAAAGATGACGGAGGTTCCCACCCCGACGGTTACAGAAGTACTCGGCCGTGCTGGCGATACAGTATGGGAGTACCCCTTCGGCATGACCTTCCCCGGGTACTACGCGATGCTCGCCCGTGCGCACATGGCAAAGTACGGAACGACAGAAGAACAGCTGGCAGCCGTCGCGGTGAAGAACCATCACTATGGCGCGCTGAACCCATACGCCCACATGCAGAAGGAAATCACACTTGACACAGCGTTGAGTTCGCGCGTGGTGGCTGATCCGCTCAAGTTGTACGACTGTTGTTTGATCTCCGATGGAGCCGCAGCGGTCCTGCTTGCCACGGAGACAACGGCCAAGCGCCTTCGCGTCGACCCGATTTGGCTAACAGGGTTGGGCCTCGGCACCGGCACCCTCAACATCGCTCACCGTGCGGACCTGACCACACTGGAAGCGAGCACTGAAGCCGCCGGTCAAGCCTACGAGATGGCGCATGTCACACCTAGGGACATTGATGTGGCAGTTGTTCATGACTGCTTCACAATCGCGGAGATCGTAGCCTACGAGGACTTGGGATTCTGTCCACGTGGCGAAGGAGGGCAGCTGATCGAGGAGCGACGGACGTATATTGAGGGTGAAATCCCAGTTAACGTGGATGGGGGGTTGAAGTCAAAGGGGCATCCGATCGGAGCTACTGGGGTGGCTATGGCTGTGGAGATTGTCAAGCAGTTGCGAGGAGAGGCTGGTGCCGGACGGCAAGTCCCTGGGGCAGAGATCGGGCTGTCTCACAACGTCGGTGGGAGCGGGCAACACTCGGTTGTCCACATCTTCAGCCGGTCGTGAGGGAGGAAGGAATGGAGTTTCGGGACTTCAGTTTGCTGGTTCAGCACACCAAGGTCAGAGGGTTCACAGATGGGCTGGAACGCGGGGAACTTCTTGCCTCCCGGTGCACGACGTGTGGTGCAACATCGTACCCCCCTCGTAGCGACTGCCCCCGGTGTCTGGGGAGCGAATTCGAGTGGGTTCCAATCACAGGCAAGGGCCGACTTCTCACGCACACCGCGGTATTCGTCACGCCACGCCACTTCACCCCGGACCTGTCGCAAGTCGCACCTTTCTCCTCGTATGCCTACCGCCCAGCTGCGGTAGGAATCGTGGAAATGGCCAATGGGCTCCGCGTCATGGGATGGATTCGCGGCCTAGCCATTGAGGAGATCCGGATTGGCATGGAGCTGGAACCGCGCCCAGAGATCCTGCCGGACGGCCGGGCGACTGTGACCTTGTACAGCGGGGAGCGCTGATTGGGGATGCGAAACGGTGGTAGGACGGCAAGGATCTCGGGCGTAGGGATGTATCTCCCACAGGAGCGAGTTACCAACGCTGACCTCAGCGCGATCATGGATTACGACGTCGAGTCATACCTGGCGGAGAAGGGGATCGGCGTGCGGTACCGGGCAGCCCCCAACGAGGCAACATCCGACATGGGGGTGCGTGCAGCACGGGAGGCGTTGCTCCGAGCTGGCCTCGTTCCGGAGGACGTCGATTTGATCATCCTCGCTACCGATACACCAGACTTCATCAGTCCTCCCACATCGGCTGTGATTCAGCATAAGTTGGGCGCGACGAACGCTGGCGCCTTCGATATCAACGCCGCTTGCACCGATGAGACGATCGCGTTGGCGCTTGGAGCGCACTATATCGCTCTAGAACCGGGGATTGACCATGTCCTGGTTATCGGCGCCTATGGGATGACTAAATGGCTTGACTGGCGCCCATACGGCGAATCGGTGTCCAAGGTTCTGGCGATGCTCTTCAGCGACGGAGCGGGAGCGGTCGTCCTCTCCCCATCGGAAGAGGCGGGATACTTATCCTCCAAGATGCTCACGGAGGGCAGTTACTGGGACACCTACGGGATCTACCTCGGTACGGGTCAGCCGCCGACACCGACCATGATCGAGACACGTCGGCACTGTTTGCGGTTTCACGAGAACGGGCACCGTGTGCCGGCAGACTTCAACAGTAGTCGTTGGCCACGCCTATTGCGAGAGACGCTCCGGGTCGCCAACTGCACGCCCGACGACTTGAACCTCGTGCTGATGAACCAGGTGGACCTGAGCACCGTCCGCATCACACTAGAGGGACTCGGGTTACCGATGGATCGCACCCACTGGGTGGCTGATCGGTTCGGGTACGCCGGTTCAGCGTCGGTGTTCATGGCACTGTACGACGCTGTCGAGCAAGGGAAGCTTTCCGCAGGCGATCTCGTAGCCTTTTGCACCTCCGGCGCGGGATTCGTCTTGTCGACGGCGTTGTTTCGATGGCGCTGAGAAGGGGGGAGCAGATGCGGCTGAAGGAAAGGGTGGCGATCATCACTGGCGCAGCACGGGGCATCGGCCGTGAGACAGCATTGCTATTCGCCCGGGAGGGGGCGAAGGTCGTTGTGGCCGATGTGGACAGCCGTGGTGAGGAAGTGGCTACCGAAATCAGGCAGGGGAACCGTGAGGCGCTGTTCATGCGAACGGACATCACCGATCGCGAGGCATGCCGAATGATGGTCGAGTCCACCATAGCGAGGTTTGGAGTGGTGGATGTCCTCGTCAATAACGCTGGGATTGTCCGCGACGGCCAGCTGACCAAACTTTCCGAGGCCGACTTCGATCGGGTGATCCACGTCAACCTCAAGGGAACGTTCAACGTAACGCAAGCTGTGGCCCCATACATGATCGAGAAGGGCTGTGGGCGCATCATCAACGTGGCGTCAGTTGTAGGGTTGTACGGGAACTTCGGTCAGACCAACTACGCGGCGAGCAAGGCCGGCGTGATAGCGATGACGAGGGTGTGGGCACGGGAACTCGGCAGGAAGGGGATCAACGTCAACGCGGTCGCCCCTGGGTTCATCAGCACCGAGATGACCGAAGGGGTTCCGGAGAAGGTGCTCGGCATGATGCGTGACAAGACCCCCCTCGGCCGGTTGGGAACGCCGCGCGAGGTCGCAAACGTCTTCCTGTTCCTCGCCTCCGATGAGGCCGCGTACGTCCATGGAGCGGTGATCTGCGTTGACGGAGGACTGATCACATGAGGCTGAGGGTAGCAGAGGGACTCAGGGGCTCATGATGAGCCGACTAAACGGCAAGGTTGTGATCATCACCGGGGCCAGCTCG from Candidatus Bipolaricaulis anaerobius harbors:
- a CDS encoding HypC/HybG/HupF family hydrogenase formation chaperone; this translates as MCLAIPTKVLTLDGNVATVDVQGVQARVRLDALGEEVRIGDYLLVHAGFAIRRLDPQDAAETLALFDELFALDPQGASPPTGVAPDPAGPRHDSRPA
- a CDS encoding TRAP transporter TatT component family protein → MRAAWNGGLWRAGAVALVAALGVVGSGTSPQEKLAAAEALYNRWDGAFEFTAYEARLRGAISLWEEVLAATDLTVDEREAVLVRLSRAYFELAEAYLPDGERRAAYATGEAAGLAALRLDPEFARVEGIHGFRAALGAAAEVGAIFWYGNNLGRSLNYDYGRALFGGTRDVLAAFTRAVELDEAYWGGGPHRALANFLAQTPGFLGGDQAQAGLHFARAVELDPAFVQNYVDWAEFYAKPRREWDTFCRLLHVALAVGDDPAQRERWPLYNHLALTRATALRAEPPERCP
- a CDS encoding dockerin type I domain-containing protein, with the protein product MRKLLWITILLASFSGAGLEVNLLEVDLSVAPGQAYTFSFTARNETEAPETFFVYAGDWDRDEMGENRFYPPGTLPRSLCSWLTVAPGSFTLGPGETREIGGTLHVPTNAAPGTHWGIVFVHGEPRPVEHQGTTVMVAKRIGIKVYATVGSAPAEGEVRRMEFRGLNPLWLGVEFTNAGPTNLREVRVEVQIYDAVGERVAEVKPAPVPCLPGASRWVIVETDLRPTPGTYLVVARVDLGGEEILAAQAYLRVRPLSLVPLSGGTVPGDLDRDGLYEDANGDGTFDEEDVALFRTHVTSAPVQGNARAFDFTNDGRVDEADVEALMALLAAAPVP
- a CDS encoding SdrD B-like domain-containing protein, with protein sequence MGTWRVCLRIGLGLGLGAFLVGMGLAAGAGIALELVSPPRTVAPGEVAIHVFSVSNPTSSTVVVELSADAPLGWGTLDLPPIVSLGPGDEEALFVTVVVPRTAVAGAHIVRLKAAWDSGEAVAEATVHVLAMAAVGLIPPPAGEGEPGATVAYTLTVLNRGNGLDRFLVAASSAHGWPVRIEPQELALRPGEKGTIELLLSLPSSAEPGRDLLTVTVRSTEGAEARAAWFTTILPPGPEAIVGTVFSALEMRLGGRLGYDPLSGRRLSLLTLSGGGEVLGGELGLHLQLTGPWGPDPYSLARFSLRYLQDWAWVEAGEVGLDLSSLLLSLGGSGMCAGVASERGEAALLTGWQGDEGRFGIRGAWRGGWGELGVAARETRGTDSLHAGSLWITGHLGEGLTLRGEGGIAVSGPHREAGVLVGLTAGTGATLSFQADAYAVGPRLPSPRADRAGISFAGQLAADAVALRFMTRWERDNVLGVALVPTVVRSDLTTAVDWSPSGSRLALFATTTVRRSQGFGPGPALDRRNRILDLALAVTDPSFAFRLSGRWRWEEDLAAISWQRTDEYAQRFTLALGQTKATLSLTEVASIGDGGATPVVSQASVDVLTPAGLALGFRHASDGGRVGIEIPVALSPASSITPRLEVRWDPAGEASSLYAELRFEHAFIATPPLLPARGWIEGVVFVDDDGNGRLDPGELGIVGAVLEMDGTRVATGADGRFLFPPLAPGAYSLAIGRLPAGFRAQVELPLQVEVALAGRTVVHIPCKRLGEIAGVVYDDQDKSGSRDGGEPGLGRVRVVLAQDGVDVGEALSDPTGAFSFPDLPGGEYWVRVDATSLPERYELTTPVAVVVGLGPGESEEVLFGAWQKPRPVVVVYRPPVADFTWEPTSPQAGQPITFDGGASLGEIVNYRWDFTADGTFDAEGVRVAWTFPEPGFYLVTLVVTDDKDLTGKTELLISVVP